Below is a genomic region from Candidatus Deferrimicrobiaceae bacterium.
GTTCGTGGAGGGGTGGTCTCCCCCACCCCTTTCGCCCTCTCCTCCTCCAGCCCCGGACCTGACCCTCCGGGAATTTCATGAACGGGCCGCGGCCATGCGCTTCGGGGAAAAGGTCCACCGCGCCCTCGAGGCGGCGCCGCCGGTCGGCGCGCAGTGGCCCCCCTCCCGCCCTCTCCCCGTCGTCTGGGGGGAAGGGGAGGAAACGAGGTGGCGGACCGTCTGCGCGAAGATCCAGGCGAGCATGCTTCGTCGGGAGCTTCGGGATGCGGAGATCGTGGGAACGGAGTTTCCGATGCTCTCGTTCCGCGGCGGGTGGTCCCGGGAGGAACGCGCCGATCTGGTCGTGCGGTTCCGGGGAGATCCCGCGGAGGGAAGCGGGATCGCCCATGGCGAGCACTGGGTCGTCGACTTCAAGACGGGCGCCCGGGAGGAGGGACAGGAGGAGACGTACCGGGAACAGGTGCGGGGCTACATGGAGATCCTCTCCGGCGCCTGGAGCGTTCCGGTCCGCGGATTTCTCTGGTATGTTGAAACGGGCGAGGCGGTCGAGGTAGGGCGGCGGGAAAATAACCGGAAGGGGGAGGATCGATGACGAGGAAGCCGAGCGAGAGCGAAGAGGAATATTTCGCGCGCATCGAGTTTGAGCGGCGCAAGAAGATCGAGAGGGAGAAGCAGCAGAAGCTGGCGGAGGAAGAGAAAAAACGACTCCGGGACCTTCATTACCGGAAGTGCCCCAAGTGCGGCATGGACCTGATCGAGATCGATTACAAGAGCATCAAGGTGGACAAGTGCTCGGGGTGCGACGGGGTGTGGTTGGATGCGGGCGAGCTGGATACCGTCTCGAAGATGGAGACCTCGGTTGCCGGCAGGATTTTCGGGCTGTTCTCCGGGTAGGGGCTACTTCAGGGGTTTCAGGTAGATCAGCTTGTCGTCTCCCTGATCGTAGT
It encodes:
- a CDS encoding zf-TFIIB domain-containing protein, with product MTRKPSESEEEYFARIEFERRKKIEREKQQKLAEEEKKRLRDLHYRKCPKCGMDLIEIDYKSIKVDKCSGCDGVWLDAGELDTVSKMETSVAGRIFGLFSG